The following proteins come from a genomic window of Prionailurus viverrinus isolate Anna chromosome D1, UM_Priviv_1.0, whole genome shotgun sequence:
- the LOC125146816 gene encoding lysosomal membrane ascorbate-dependent ferrireductase CYB561A3 isoform X2 — translation MAVGWFYLSFYALSLLGLMCVILTVYWMQLWHGGFAWDGTSRLMFNYHPVFMVAGSVVVYSAASLVYRLPQSWVGPKLPWKIGHAVLHLLAFILTVLGLVVVFQFHNHENTVSLYSLHSWLGIVTVFLFACQWFLGFVVFLLPWVSVWLRSLLKPIHVFFGAVILFLSVASVISGINEKLFFSLNNNTQPYSSLPSEAVFANSTGMLVVVFGLLVLYILLVSSWKRPEPGILSEGQPWPRSWPFPVTYVPVNVRQPEEP, via the exons ATGGCTGTCGGGTGGTTCTACTTGTCCTTCTATGCACTGTCGCTGCTGGGCCTGATGTGCGTCATCCTCACTGTCTACTGGATGCAGCTGTGGCATGGTGGCTTCGCCTGGGATGGCACCAGCCGCCTCATGTTCAACTATCACCCCGTGTTCATGGTCGCTGGCTCAGTGGTGGTCTACAGTGCTG CATCGCTGGTGTACCGCCTGCCGCAGTCGTGGGTGGGGCCCAAGCTGCCATGGAAGATTGGCCACGCAGTCCTGCACCTGCTGGCCTTCATCCTGACCGTGCTGGGGCTGGTCGTCGTCTTTCAGTTTCACAACCACGAAAACACCGTCAGCCTCTACTCCCTGCACAGCTGGCTGGGCATCGTCACCGTCTTCCTTTTTGCCTGCCAG TGGTTCCTGGGCTTTGTTGTCTTCCTGCTGCCGTGGGTGTCCGTGTGGCTGCGCAGCCTCCTTAAACCCATCCACGTCTTCTTTGGAGCTGTCATCCTCTTTCTGTCCGTTGCGTCTGTCATTTCCGGCATTAATGAGAAGCTCTTCTTCAGTTT GAACAACAACACCCAGCCATACTCCAGTCTGCCCAGTGAAGCTGTCTTTGCCAACAGCACTGGGATGCTGGTCGTGGTCTTTGGGCTACTGGTGCTCTATATCCTCCTGGTTTCGTCTTGGAAACGCCCAGAGCCAGGGATCCTGAGCGAAGGACAG CCCTGGCCTAGATCCTGGCCTTTCCCTGTGACTTACGTGCCCGTCAATGTCAGGCAGCCCGAGGAACCCTGA
- the LOC125146816 gene encoding lysosomal membrane ascorbate-dependent ferrireductase CYB561A3 isoform X1, which produces MAVGWFYLSFYALSLLGLMCVILTVYWMQLWHGGFAWDGTSRLMFNYHPVFMVAGSVVVYSAASLVYRLPQSWVGPKLPWKIGHAVLHLLAFILTVLGLVVVFQFHNHENTVSLYSLHSWLGIVTVFLFACQWFLGFVVFLLPWVSVWLRSLLKPIHVFFGAVILFLSVASVISGINEKLFFSLNNNTQPYSSLPSEAVFANSTGMLVVVFGLLVLYILLVSSWKRPEPGILSEGQVVRRRTVHPNPMWPDVGRTVTGLPEGMEPLKPLG; this is translated from the exons ATGGCTGTCGGGTGGTTCTACTTGTCCTTCTATGCACTGTCGCTGCTGGGCCTGATGTGCGTCATCCTCACTGTCTACTGGATGCAGCTGTGGCATGGTGGCTTCGCCTGGGATGGCACCAGCCGCCTCATGTTCAACTATCACCCCGTGTTCATGGTCGCTGGCTCAGTGGTGGTCTACAGTGCTG CATCGCTGGTGTACCGCCTGCCGCAGTCGTGGGTGGGGCCCAAGCTGCCATGGAAGATTGGCCACGCAGTCCTGCACCTGCTGGCCTTCATCCTGACCGTGCTGGGGCTGGTCGTCGTCTTTCAGTTTCACAACCACGAAAACACCGTCAGCCTCTACTCCCTGCACAGCTGGCTGGGCATCGTCACCGTCTTCCTTTTTGCCTGCCAG TGGTTCCTGGGCTTTGTTGTCTTCCTGCTGCCGTGGGTGTCCGTGTGGCTGCGCAGCCTCCTTAAACCCATCCACGTCTTCTTTGGAGCTGTCATCCTCTTTCTGTCCGTTGCGTCTGTCATTTCCGGCATTAATGAGAAGCTCTTCTTCAGTTT GAACAACAACACCCAGCCATACTCCAGTCTGCCCAGTGAAGCTGTCTTTGCCAACAGCACTGGGATGCTGGTCGTGGTCTTTGGGCTACTGGTGCTCTATATCCTCCTGGTTTCGTCTTGGAAACGCCCAGAGCCAGGGATCCTGAGCGAAGGACAG GTGGTGAGGAGGCGGACCGTCCACCCCAACCCCATGTGGCCCGATGTCGGCAGGACTGTGACTGGACTTCCTGAGGGGATGGAGCCTTTGAAGCCACTGGGATGA
- the LOC125146816 gene encoding lysosomal membrane ascorbate-dependent ferrireductase CYB561A3 isoform X5 produces the protein MVASPGMAPAASCSTITPCSWSLAQWWSTVLFHNHENTVSLYSLHSWLGIVTVFLFACQWFLGFVVFLLPWVSVWLRSLLKPIHVFFGAVILFLSVASVISGINEKLFFSLNNNTQPYSSLPSEAVFANSTGMLVVVFGLLVLYILLVSSWKRPEPGILSEGQVVRRRTVHPNPMWPDVGRTVTGLPEGMEPLKPLG, from the exons ATGGTGGCTTCGCCTGGGATGGCACCAGCCGCCTCATGTTCAACTATCACCCCGTGTTCATGGTCGCTGGCTCAGTGGTGGTCTACAGTGCTG TTTCACAACCACGAAAACACCGTCAGCCTCTACTCCCTGCACAGCTGGCTGGGCATCGTCACCGTCTTCCTTTTTGCCTGCCAG TGGTTCCTGGGCTTTGTTGTCTTCCTGCTGCCGTGGGTGTCCGTGTGGCTGCGCAGCCTCCTTAAACCCATCCACGTCTTCTTTGGAGCTGTCATCCTCTTTCTGTCCGTTGCGTCTGTCATTTCCGGCATTAATGAGAAGCTCTTCTTCAGTTT GAACAACAACACCCAGCCATACTCCAGTCTGCCCAGTGAAGCTGTCTTTGCCAACAGCACTGGGATGCTGGTCGTGGTCTTTGGGCTACTGGTGCTCTATATCCTCCTGGTTTCGTCTTGGAAACGCCCAGAGCCAGGGATCCTGAGCGAAGGACAG GTGGTGAGGAGGCGGACCGTCCACCCCAACCCCATGTGGCCCGATGTCGGCAGGACTGTGACTGGACTTCCTGAGGGGATGGAGCCTTTGAAGCCACTGGGATGA
- the TMEM138 gene encoding transmembrane protein 138 isoform X2, with protein MLQTSNYSLVLSLQFLLLSYDLFVNSFSELLRMAPVVQLVLFMLAWSTSYSISSKGPSSSQLCTSPSASPFMSGSCGSVILLLLQTDSRETGRSSLLPGLVMAAQGVHTSPEVTASRHTDGGLSFLTDATLVVLWGGGWPCAQEAA; from the exons ATGCTCCAGACCAGTAACTACAGCCTGGTACTCTCCCTGCAGTTCCTGCTGCTGTCCTATGACCTCTTCGTCAATTCCTTCTCGGAGCTACTCCGAATGGCTCCCGTCGTCCAGTTGGTGCTCTTCAT GCTGGCTTGGTCAACCTCCTATTCCATAAGTTCAAAGGGACCATCATCCTCACAGCTGTGTACTTCGCCCTCAGCATCTCCTTTCATGTCTGGGTCATG CGGCAGTGTTATACTGTTACTTCTACAAACGGACAGCCGTGAGACTGGGCGATCCTCGCTTCTACCAGGACTCGTTATGGCTGCGCAGGGAGTTCACACAAGTCCGGAGGTGACCGCTTCTCGTCACACTGATGGAGGCCTTTCCTTCCTGACAGATGCTACGCTTGTGGtcctgtggggtgggggttggccCTGTGCACAGGAAGCAGCTTGA
- the LOC125146816 gene encoding lysosomal membrane ascorbate-dependent ferrireductase CYB561A3 isoform X3, whose translation MAVGWFYLSFYALSLLGLMCVILTVYWMQLWHGGFAWDGTSRLMFNYHPVFMVAGSVVVYSAASLVYRLPQSWVGPKLPWKIGHAVLHLLAFILTVLGLVVVFQFHNHENTVSLYSLHSWLGIVTVFLFACQWFLGFVVFLLPWVSVWLRSLLKPIHVFFGAVILFLSVASVISGINEKLFFSLNNNTQPYSSLPSEAVFANSTGMLVVVFGLLVLYILLVSSWKRPEPGILSEGQPLLRDGE comes from the exons ATGGCTGTCGGGTGGTTCTACTTGTCCTTCTATGCACTGTCGCTGCTGGGCCTGATGTGCGTCATCCTCACTGTCTACTGGATGCAGCTGTGGCATGGTGGCTTCGCCTGGGATGGCACCAGCCGCCTCATGTTCAACTATCACCCCGTGTTCATGGTCGCTGGCTCAGTGGTGGTCTACAGTGCTG CATCGCTGGTGTACCGCCTGCCGCAGTCGTGGGTGGGGCCCAAGCTGCCATGGAAGATTGGCCACGCAGTCCTGCACCTGCTGGCCTTCATCCTGACCGTGCTGGGGCTGGTCGTCGTCTTTCAGTTTCACAACCACGAAAACACCGTCAGCCTCTACTCCCTGCACAGCTGGCTGGGCATCGTCACCGTCTTCCTTTTTGCCTGCCAG TGGTTCCTGGGCTTTGTTGTCTTCCTGCTGCCGTGGGTGTCCGTGTGGCTGCGCAGCCTCCTTAAACCCATCCACGTCTTCTTTGGAGCTGTCATCCTCTTTCTGTCCGTTGCGTCTGTCATTTCCGGCATTAATGAGAAGCTCTTCTTCAGTTT GAACAACAACACCCAGCCATACTCCAGTCTGCCCAGTGAAGCTGTCTTTGCCAACAGCACTGGGATGCTGGTCGTGGTCTTTGGGCTACTGGTGCTCTATATCCTCCTGGTTTCGTCTTGGAAACGCCCAGAGCCAGGGATCCTGAGCGAAGGACAG CCCCTGTTGCGTGACGGGGAGTGA
- the TMEM138 gene encoding transmembrane protein 138 isoform X1: MLQTSNYSLVLSLQFLLLSYDLFVNSFSELLRMAPVVQLVLFIIQDIAILFNIIIIFLMFFNTFVFQAGLVNLLFHKFKGTIILTAVYFALSISFHVWVMNLRWKNSSRFVWTDGLQTLFVFQRLAAVLYCYFYKRTAVRLGDPRFYQDSLWLRREFTQVRR, from the exons ATGCTCCAGACCAGTAACTACAGCCTGGTACTCTCCCTGCAGTTCCTGCTGCTGTCCTATGACCTCTTCGTCAATTCCTTCTCGGAGCTACTCCGAATGGCTCCCGTCGTCCAGTTGGTGCTCTTCAT CATCCAGGATATCGCAATCCTtttcaacatcatcatcattttccTCATGTTCTTCAACACCTTCGTCTTCCAGGCTGGCTTGGTCAACCTCCTATTCCATAAGTTCAAAGGGACCATCATCCTCACAGCTGTGTACTTCGCCCTCAGCATCTCCTTTCATGTCTGGGTCATG AACTTACGCTGGAAAAATTCCAGCCGCTTTGTCTGGACAGATGGACTTCAAACGCTGTTTGTATTCCAGAGATTAG CGGCAGTGTTATACTGTTACTTCTACAAACGGACAGCCGTGAGACTGGGCGATCCTCGCTTCTACCAGGACTCGTTATGGCTGCGCAGGGAGTTCACACAAGTCCGGAGGTGA
- the LOC125146816 gene encoding lysosomal membrane ascorbate-dependent ferrireductase CYB561A3 isoform X4, with product MFNYHPVFMVAGSVVVYSAASLVYRLPQSWVGPKLPWKIGHAVLHLLAFILTVLGLVVVFQFHNHENTVSLYSLHSWLGIVTVFLFACQWFLGFVVFLLPWVSVWLRSLLKPIHVFFGAVILFLSVASVISGINEKLFFSLNNNTQPYSSLPSEAVFANSTGMLVVVFGLLVLYILLVSSWKRPEPGILSEGQVVRRRTVHPNPMWPDVGRTVTGLPEGMEPLKPLG from the exons ATGTTCAACTATCACCCCGTGTTCATGGTCGCTGGCTCAGTGGTGGTCTACAGTGCTG CATCGCTGGTGTACCGCCTGCCGCAGTCGTGGGTGGGGCCCAAGCTGCCATGGAAGATTGGCCACGCAGTCCTGCACCTGCTGGCCTTCATCCTGACCGTGCTGGGGCTGGTCGTCGTCTTTCAGTTTCACAACCACGAAAACACCGTCAGCCTCTACTCCCTGCACAGCTGGCTGGGCATCGTCACCGTCTTCCTTTTTGCCTGCCAG TGGTTCCTGGGCTTTGTTGTCTTCCTGCTGCCGTGGGTGTCCGTGTGGCTGCGCAGCCTCCTTAAACCCATCCACGTCTTCTTTGGAGCTGTCATCCTCTTTCTGTCCGTTGCGTCTGTCATTTCCGGCATTAATGAGAAGCTCTTCTTCAGTTT GAACAACAACACCCAGCCATACTCCAGTCTGCCCAGTGAAGCTGTCTTTGCCAACAGCACTGGGATGCTGGTCGTGGTCTTTGGGCTACTGGTGCTCTATATCCTCCTGGTTTCGTCTTGGAAACGCCCAGAGCCAGGGATCCTGAGCGAAGGACAG GTGGTGAGGAGGCGGACCGTCCACCCCAACCCCATGTGGCCCGATGTCGGCAGGACTGTGACTGGACTTCCTGAGGGGATGGAGCCTTTGAAGCCACTGGGATGA